From a single Terribacillus sp. DMT04 genomic region:
- a CDS encoding DEAD/DEAH box helicase: protein MNQVQWDLVNENSDSPKMIEMYMDQAWQDAYCYALAVEETEDQAQVPPNLLFAIISGSDSTLQAMKAAVDIGSNGLYFGHGVKGLSQFSFEKEFQFSSEKGKYEKFPITLSNGTKALAIVHDKVLSNEEYILSFGDEPAEDLRQILGGGQYGLHILPEWKDCVYQELVLNDYLERVDFYMDPGLFQEGFTLLRLRMVEHEADALISKLIKAGKLQFPQHGKGENLHEVVDLNSYMTNYVDDMIEKISAQVLPIHNPMTDGVSEHFSSYKRELFPVQAHVSTAIAKRLKHEDNFIIQGEMSTGKTTMLAAIADAFHKNKGQKGYFCCVMVPPSLTKKWPEEIKEIIPGAIVHVITKTESLIRYHSEWIRSGKVKPVRPTFFVISFTTMRGDSAYVPAVDFQDNKINKYGYYCPDCGHPHQVVESTDSQLNESGSEEIVKVKRDMAENEFGTSRRVADSKMPANAFCSECGGSLWTKSVPNRYASFKEWAAFEKEIMAAISNDNPRLARRLLDNQKDIPKRKGLPRKIATIEYIRRKMKNFFDISLVDEIHELKSGMSAQGNCLGSLVACSKKVVGGTGTLFGGKAEDVYYLLWRLFPNVMVKNGYKFNDVRKWNEEFGNIETTTITTTDKGEYSNKQSRGGTKRSEKVLPGISPFVFGKFLVQNSALVRLVDVWPDPVELVNVPTILVEMDPPLAENYNAMTSHFENLIHSRQDGKKLYLPLTNTGISYPDNPFTYPDVLYKNDLGEREIIWQPLHLPENMTLNKEKKLQELVQGEMEQGRKSIIYVRDTGSSVEGRDVRPRLKTILQKIGAKVDILDTSSTSTNNRSEWLKNKVENEDHDCIIVSQELVKVGLDLLCTPTIIFYQFSWSLFTVNQASRRAWRIGQSEECRLYYLAYEHCYQEQMAQLIAMKNKAAGAINGEVSSDGLNAMLGDDGDLQSMLIKSIKDGRNLKGSTEEWVEQSSERAREILSGIGKKPSVKQQFIQWTKRTIKTESTRNVLIKRVNQIVTSIESGEVDGFSVHKEVLSVDLIHAFGFRNVPDATVLSHLVEPERKLPAAVKHESNTTLKVSSKKSKGKKKNRIADGQYELDLFAL from the coding sequence ATGAATCAAGTTCAATGGGATTTAGTAAATGAGAATTCAGATTCTCCTAAGATGATTGAGATGTATATGGACCAGGCTTGGCAGGATGCGTATTGTTACGCGCTTGCTGTTGAAGAGACTGAAGATCAGGCACAAGTGCCGCCTAATTTACTCTTTGCTATCATATCCGGAAGTGACTCTACACTTCAAGCAATGAAAGCAGCCGTAGATATAGGTAGCAATGGCCTTTATTTCGGACATGGTGTAAAAGGTCTATCTCAGTTTTCTTTCGAGAAAGAGTTTCAATTTAGCTCAGAGAAAGGGAAATATGAGAAGTTTCCAATCACCCTTTCAAACGGAACTAAGGCTCTGGCTATTGTCCACGATAAAGTCTTATCAAATGAAGAATACATTCTTTCATTTGGAGATGAACCTGCAGAAGACCTTAGACAAATACTTGGCGGGGGACAATACGGATTACATATACTTCCTGAATGGAAAGATTGTGTGTATCAGGAATTGGTCCTAAACGATTATTTGGAGAGAGTAGACTTCTACATGGATCCTGGATTATTTCAAGAAGGCTTTACATTGCTCAGACTAAGAATGGTAGAGCATGAAGCGGATGCTTTAATTTCAAAATTAATTAAAGCGGGGAAGCTGCAGTTTCCACAGCATGGTAAAGGCGAGAACTTACATGAAGTAGTGGATCTGAACAGTTATATGACCAACTACGTGGATGACATGATTGAGAAGATTTCTGCTCAAGTTTTGCCTATTCACAACCCTATGACAGATGGAGTATCAGAGCATTTCAGCAGTTATAAGCGAGAGTTGTTTCCGGTCCAAGCCCATGTTTCTACAGCAATTGCAAAGCGGTTGAAACATGAAGATAATTTCATCATTCAAGGTGAAATGTCCACCGGTAAGACTACTATGCTTGCTGCTATCGCGGATGCTTTTCATAAAAATAAAGGTCAAAAAGGTTATTTTTGTTGTGTAATGGTTCCGCCATCTCTCACAAAGAAATGGCCAGAGGAGATAAAAGAAATCATACCAGGAGCAATCGTTCACGTTATCACTAAGACGGAATCGTTAATAAGGTACCATTCAGAGTGGATACGGAGCGGAAAAGTGAAACCTGTTAGACCTACCTTCTTTGTCATCAGTTTTACTACGATGAGAGGGGATTCAGCTTATGTACCTGCGGTAGACTTCCAGGATAACAAGATAAACAAGTATGGATACTATTGCCCAGATTGTGGCCATCCTCACCAGGTAGTTGAGTCGACTGATTCACAACTTAATGAAAGCGGCAGCGAGGAAATAGTAAAAGTAAAAAGAGACATGGCAGAAAATGAGTTTGGAACATCAAGAAGAGTCGCGGATAGCAAGATGCCAGCAAATGCTTTTTGCTCGGAATGTGGAGGAAGCTTATGGACTAAGAGTGTCCCTAATCGCTATGCCTCGTTTAAAGAATGGGCCGCATTTGAAAAAGAAATAATGGCAGCTATCTCAAACGATAATCCACGATTAGCAAGACGTTTATTGGACAATCAAAAGGATATCCCAAAAAGGAAAGGACTACCTCGCAAGATAGCAACAATTGAGTATATCAGAAGAAAGATGAAAAACTTCTTCGATATATCCCTTGTAGATGAGATTCATGAGCTAAAGAGCGGAATGTCCGCACAAGGCAATTGTCTAGGATCACTTGTTGCATGCAGTAAGAAGGTAGTCGGAGGTACAGGAACACTTTTCGGTGGAAAAGCGGAAGATGTATATTACTTGTTATGGCGATTATTCCCTAATGTTATGGTTAAGAACGGTTATAAATTTAATGACGTTCGAAAGTGGAATGAGGAGTTTGGAAATATCGAAACTACCACCATTACTACAACAGACAAAGGTGAATACTCAAACAAACAAAGCCGCGGCGGTACGAAGAGATCTGAAAAAGTGTTACCAGGTATCTCTCCATTTGTCTTTGGTAAATTCCTTGTTCAAAATAGTGCTCTTGTCAGATTAGTTGATGTGTGGCCTGATCCGGTAGAGTTGGTGAATGTTCCAACAATACTTGTTGAGATGGACCCACCGCTAGCCGAAAACTACAATGCTATGACTTCTCATTTTGAGAATCTAATTCATTCAAGACAAGACGGGAAAAAACTATATCTTCCACTTACGAACACTGGTATTTCTTATCCGGATAATCCCTTCACTTATCCAGACGTTTTATATAAAAACGATTTAGGCGAAAGGGAAATTATATGGCAGCCTCTTCACCTTCCAGAGAACATGACTCTAAACAAAGAGAAAAAGTTACAAGAACTGGTACAAGGTGAGATGGAACAAGGCAGAAAATCCATAATATATGTTCGCGATACCGGTTCCTCAGTTGAAGGAAGAGACGTGAGACCACGATTGAAGACGATTCTCCAAAAAATTGGCGCCAAGGTCGATATACTTGATACTAGCTCAACCTCAACCAATAACCGAAGTGAATGGTTAAAAAATAAGGTTGAGAATGAGGATCACGATTGTATCATCGTTTCACAAGAACTAGTTAAAGTAGGATTAGATTTACTTTGTACACCTACTATTATCTTTTATCAGTTCAGTTGGTCCTTATTTACTGTCAATCAAGCTTCTCGAAGAGCATGGAGAATTGGACAATCAGAAGAATGCCGGCTTTATTACTTAGCTTATGAGCATTGTTATCAAGAACAAATGGCACAGCTTATAGCCATGAAAAATAAAGCAGCTGGAGCCATCAATGGTGAAGTTTCCTCTGATGGACTCAATGCAATGCTTGGTGATGATGGTGATCTTCAAAGCATGCTTATTAAATCGATTAAAGATGGACGGAATCTTAAAGGATCTACTGAAGAATGGGTCGAGCAATCTTCAGAGAGAGCAAGAGAAATCTTATCCGGGATCGGAAAGAAGCCATCGGTGAAGCAACAATTCATCCAATGGACAAAACGGACCATAAAGACTGAATCAACGAGAAATGTACTTATTAAACGAGTGAATCAAATAGTAACAAGTATCGAGAGTGGGGAAGTAGATGGTTTCAGTGTTCATAAAGAGGTTCTATCGGTGGATCTAATCCATGCATTCGGTTTCAGAAATGTACCAGATGCTACCGTACTTTCTCATCTGGTTGAACCAGAGAGAAAATTGCCTGCAGCTGTGAAGCATGAATCAAACACTACCTTAAAAGTCTCGAGCAAGAAAAGTAAAGGTAAGAAGAAAAACAGAATAGCGGATGGACAATATGAATTGGACTTGTTCGCTTTATGA
- a CDS encoding LPD1 domain-containing protein: MQNQLSLFDENVRILENQEIRTHKQHNNNVAYDVGVKIGGARKDQAALRKSFEENRDLNNLSLLEEVSPVEASLVVTRKELFKDFSLSIEKEKGTSPQAAKIKDLVIKRIQSIPSDSKESREEFVKAALNYQMLVENISTIDEFIEFIYEIRIKLTADCMSMFNVKGHLRVIKERLEKTPAPSALHRQYTKELKYYNAILDEGSIPDRVKLTALGPNFVKFFLSAKSANTSLRNIKRDIQSWDHLTIKSRKKGTKNQPLWERELPITPVITAGYAYKINKPTELMELFSFRGVEFGHYMDDNRGADHINNCASAFMDLSNVLNMNHNFSISLNGTLSMAFGSRGRGKALGHYEPIAKVINLTKNRGLLGVAAHEWFHALDNWIFDMSHNYKNGQIGFMTDLEKYGSYNLSNAVVYEFKELMKTITEGNSISEVPVMRMKRKPPITERVLARRAYNECDGDLLQTMHYIHDALREHIDMAAYYGEQVEKVKAKNDRTLRKLASFVAELHESRTGKFVDTVPCPTNTSSYMQAALKLDKGNRGKYWSSNRELAARAFEAFLEDKLQQADIVNDYLVYKTNNPIAFPEGEEREKINRKFEQLFETFTKIHLI; the protein is encoded by the coding sequence ATGCAAAATCAACTGTCATTATTCGATGAGAACGTAAGAATCCTTGAGAACCAAGAAATCAGGACACATAAGCAGCACAACAATAATGTAGCTTATGATGTTGGAGTTAAGATTGGAGGAGCCAGAAAGGATCAAGCGGCTCTTAGAAAGAGTTTTGAAGAAAATAGGGATCTTAACAACTTATCTTTACTGGAGGAAGTTAGCCCTGTCGAAGCATCTCTTGTTGTTACAAGGAAAGAACTATTTAAAGATTTTTCGCTCTCGATAGAAAAGGAGAAAGGTACTTCTCCTCAAGCCGCGAAAATCAAAGACCTTGTAATAAAGAGAATACAATCGATCCCTTCTGATTCTAAAGAATCAAGAGAGGAATTTGTCAAAGCGGCTTTGAATTATCAAATGTTAGTTGAAAACATATCAACAATTGATGAGTTCATCGAGTTTATATATGAAATTAGAATTAAACTCACAGCTGATTGTATGAGTATGTTCAATGTAAAGGGTCATTTAAGAGTGATTAAAGAACGCCTTGAAAAAACACCGGCTCCTTCAGCATTACATCGGCAATATACAAAAGAACTAAAATACTATAATGCTATTTTAGACGAAGGTTCTATTCCAGATAGAGTTAAACTCACAGCTCTTGGACCGAATTTTGTGAAATTCTTTCTAAGTGCGAAGAGCGCAAATACAAGTCTACGAAATATTAAAAGAGACATTCAAAGTTGGGATCACCTTACGATAAAGAGTAGAAAGAAAGGAACAAAAAATCAGCCCCTCTGGGAGCGAGAATTACCTATTACACCTGTCATAACGGCCGGATATGCTTATAAGATAAACAAACCAACCGAGCTAATGGAGTTATTTTCATTTAGAGGCGTAGAATTCGGGCATTATATGGATGACAATAGAGGAGCCGATCACATAAATAATTGTGCTTCTGCATTTATGGACCTATCCAACGTCTTAAATATGAATCATAACTTCTCTATATCTTTAAACGGTACGTTGTCTATGGCATTTGGTAGTCGCGGCAGAGGAAAAGCGCTTGGTCATTATGAACCTATAGCAAAAGTTATTAATTTAACAAAGAATCGAGGATTACTTGGTGTTGCAGCACATGAATGGTTCCATGCACTAGACAATTGGATCTTTGATATGTCGCATAACTATAAGAACGGCCAAATTGGTTTTATGACTGATTTAGAGAAATATGGGTCATATAACTTATCCAATGCTGTTGTTTATGAGTTCAAGGAACTTATGAAAACCATAACTGAAGGAAACTCAATCTCTGAAGTACCAGTTATGCGTATGAAGAGGAAGCCTCCTATCACTGAGCGTGTCCTTGCCAGGAGAGCATATAATGAATGTGATGGAGACTTATTGCAAACAATGCATTATATACATGATGCATTAAGAGAGCATATCGATATGGCTGCTTATTATGGAGAACAAGTGGAAAAGGTTAAAGCAAAAAATGACCGTACTTTAAGAAAGCTTGCCTCATTCGTAGCTGAGCTTCATGAAAGCCGTACTGGTAAGTTTGTAGATACAGTTCCTTGCCCTACTAATACCAGTAGCTATATGCAAGCAGCACTTAAGCTCGATAAGGGTAATAGGGGTAAGTATTGGAGTAGCAATAGAGAACTGGCGGCGCGTGCATTTGAAGCCTTTCTAGAAGATAAATTACAACAAGCAGATATAGTAAATGATTATTTAGTCTATAAGACAAACAATCCTATTGCCTTCCCAGAGGGCGAGGAAAGAGAGAAAATCAATCGTAAGTTCGAACAATTATTTGAAACATTTACGAAGATACATCTAATATAA
- a CDS encoding DnaA N-terminal domain-containing protein, whose amino-acid sequence MKEKKTESSKFHYFRYYDTGKTEPAARTIKGKKQTYNKKVTEKVYFDPQTVFNFNLETVTPSVSVDDGGGFTQYHNYLWLWTPFIGGMEVFTYMAIRKYLFDYLDRHGQPEEFITFPSLEEICHRIGVKRAALNGYLDSLEKYGFLFRFWKSVDVFDKHGKPKGMRDAGVVYVVRKKIPILSDDLAEQLTVEDRKYHERIKALVAESSSLMISTEDDYKEEYQKHLKDLTDQGIFKVNNGSNRNVFTFVEDGTTVVKSKEDVIREITQNGLSEEDKLIWTKILNALRHKVSKPSFDTWLKGTLGRQLDSKEFVILAPNEFAKDWLQTSYIQMIRDTFKEELQIEANISIEVFDSQKDAR is encoded by the coding sequence ATGAAAGAGAAAAAAACAGAAAGCAGCAAATTCCATTACTTCAGATACTACGATACGGGTAAAACTGAACCAGCTGCCAGAACGATTAAAGGTAAAAAGCAAACTTACAATAAGAAAGTTACCGAGAAGGTATATTTCGACCCTCAAACCGTATTTAATTTCAATCTGGAAACTGTCACACCGTCGGTATCCGTTGATGACGGCGGGGGATTCACTCAATATCATAATTATCTGTGGTTATGGACTCCATTTATCGGAGGAATGGAAGTCTTTACATACATGGCTATACGTAAATATCTATTTGACTATCTAGATCGACATGGCCAGCCAGAAGAGTTTATAACTTTTCCCTCTTTAGAAGAGATATGTCACAGGATAGGAGTAAAGAGAGCGGCACTAAACGGTTATCTTGATTCACTTGAGAAATACGGCTTCTTATTTAGATTTTGGAAGTCAGTCGATGTTTTCGATAAGCATGGTAAGCCTAAAGGTATGCGTGATGCCGGAGTAGTATATGTCGTCCGGAAGAAGATCCCCATATTGAGCGATGATTTAGCTGAACAATTAACAGTAGAGGACCGAAAATATCACGAACGTATAAAAGCACTTGTTGCCGAATCTTCCTCATTAATGATATCAACTGAGGATGACTATAAAGAAGAATACCAAAAACATCTCAAAGACCTTACTGACCAAGGAATATTTAAAGTTAACAATGGCAGCAACCGGAATGTTTTTACGTTTGTTGAGGATGGAACGACAGTAGTGAAAAGTAAAGAAGATGTGATTAGGGAAATCACACAAAATGGTTTGAGTGAAGAAGATAAATTGATCTGGACAAAAATCTTAAATGCATTAAGGCACAAGGTATCTAAACCTTCATTTGACACTTGGCTTAAAGGGACACTTGGAAGGCAACTGGACTCCAAGGAGTTTGTGATCCTCGCACCAAATGAGTTTGCAAAGGATTGGCTTCAGACTAGTTATATACAAATGATAAGGGATACTTTCAAAGAGGAATTACAAATCGAAGCCAACATTAGCATAGAAGTATTCGATTCTCAGAAAGACGCACGATGA
- the ssb gene encoding single-stranded DNA-binding protein, protein MLNRVVLVGRLTKDPELRYTPNGVAVANFTLAVNRPFSNQSGEREADFINCVVWRRPAENLANFMSKGNLVGVDGRVQTRSFDNQEGNRVYVTEIVADSVQFLETKSGSQGGGQSSSGYSNRNSNTNSNNNTNYNDNNYNRNNDQDPFRDKGEPIDISDDDLPF, encoded by the coding sequence ATGTTAAATCGCGTAGTACTTGTTGGGAGATTAACCAAGGATCCGGAACTGCGTTATACACCAAATGGAGTGGCCGTAGCCAACTTTACATTAGCAGTTAATCGTCCTTTTTCTAATCAGTCAGGCGAGCGAGAAGCAGATTTCATAAATTGTGTTGTATGGAGACGTCCAGCTGAGAATCTGGCGAACTTCATGAGCAAAGGGAATCTTGTTGGGGTTGATGGACGTGTCCAAACGAGAAGCTTTGATAATCAAGAGGGTAATCGGGTTTATGTAACAGAAATTGTTGCAGACAGCGTACAATTCCTCGAGACTAAAAGCGGCTCTCAAGGAGGCGGACAAAGTTCTTCTGGATATTCAAATCGGAACTCGAACACTAATAGTAACAATAACACTAATTACAATGACAACAACTATAATCGAAATAACGACCAAGATCCTTTCCGTGATAAAGGTGAACCGATTGATATTTCTGATGATGATCTTCCGTTTTAA
- a CDS encoding DUF6094 domain-containing protein: MSHIGNKLRAGYFATPEFQGELLIKLLEINSGASFFDPTCGEGKILNQLAAAFHTDETPILTYGVELDNRRAAEAEKILCEARNAPIESMVISNNSFSLLLLNPPYDHTIKGIGDEKTERKEWTELVRNNRFLKENGLIIYIIPSYRYADKKISRYLASNFENVGVLRFSDEDYDEYKQCIFIGNKKRGSVKKTNKKLLGFLQSMDDEEFVARHVTSISTLIGKHKWNVPGAATGPSVFHSRLDGKSSFYEEIKNSKGFAAFKERSRPKQLSIGGNPALPINQGQMALLLASGAINGEIGKAENYHLVQGLELVEKVTSSEENTNENGSTTITTKTRTKRSVSVKVITPEGIVKKLV, from the coding sequence ATGTCGCACATAGGAAATAAATTAAGAGCCGGTTACTTTGCTACACCGGAATTTCAAGGTGAGCTTTTAATTAAGCTCTTAGAAATAAACTCAGGAGCTTCTTTCTTCGATCCAACCTGTGGTGAAGGAAAGATACTCAATCAGTTAGCTGCAGCATTCCATACAGATGAAACACCGATTTTAACATACGGTGTGGAACTAGATAACCGACGTGCAGCTGAAGCGGAGAAAATATTGTGTGAGGCTAGAAATGCACCAATAGAAAGTATGGTCATTTCTAACAACAGTTTTTCTCTCTTATTACTGAATCCGCCTTACGATCACACGATTAAAGGTATCGGAGATGAAAAAACAGAGCGAAAAGAGTGGACAGAGTTAGTAAGAAACAACAGATTCTTAAAAGAGAACGGATTGATTATATATATCATTCCAAGCTATCGATACGCTGATAAGAAAATCTCTAGATATCTTGCATCGAACTTTGAGAATGTAGGTGTATTGAGGTTCTCAGATGAGGATTATGATGAATATAAGCAATGTATATTTATCGGTAACAAAAAGAGGGGTAGTGTTAAGAAAACGAATAAGAAGCTACTTGGTTTCTTGCAGTCAATGGATGATGAAGAGTTCGTAGCCCGACATGTCACATCGATTAGTACGTTGATTGGCAAACATAAATGGAATGTTCCTGGAGCTGCTACAGGCCCTTCAGTGTTCCATTCAAGGCTTGATGGTAAATCATCTTTTTACGAAGAAATCAAAAACTCAAAGGGATTCGCGGCTTTTAAAGAACGCTCACGACCTAAGCAACTTAGCATAGGCGGTAATCCTGCTTTGCCAATAAACCAGGGGCAGATGGCTCTTTTACTCGCTAGTGGTGCAATTAATGGTGAGATAGGAAAAGCAGAAAACTATCATCTAGTTCAAGGACTGGAGTTAGTAGAAAAAGTCACGTCATCTGAAGAAAACACAAATGAAAATGGTTCGACTACAATAACCACAAAAACCAGAACAAAGCGATCCGTATCAGTAAAAGTAATTACACCTGAAGGTATCGTAAAAAAGCTAGTGTGA